In Kogia breviceps isolate mKogBre1 chromosome 7, mKogBre1 haplotype 1, whole genome shotgun sequence, a single window of DNA contains:
- the TUT1 gene encoding speckle targeted PIP5K1A-regulated poly(A) polymerase isoform X1 produces MAAVDSDVEPLPRGGFRCCLCHVTTANRPSLEAHLGGRKHRHLVELRAARKAQGLRSVFVSGFPRDVDSTQLSEYFQAFGPVASVVMDKDKGVFAIVEMGDVGAREAVLSQPQHSLGGHRLRVRPREQKEFQSPASKCPKGVAPDSHQLAKALAEAPDVEAQMVKLVGLRELSEAERQLRSLVVALVQEVFTEFFPGCVVHPFGSSINSFDVHGCDLDLFLDLGDLDEPQPAPKAAESPSLDSALASPLDPQALACTPASPPDSQPPASPQDSEALDCEVASSSLAPRTPDSALASETLASPQSLPPSSPLQEDRGEGDLGKAMELAEALKGEKAEGGAMLELVGSILRGCVPGVYRVQTVPSARRPVVKFCHRPSGLHGDVSLSNRLALHNSRFLSLCSELDGRVRPLVYTLRCWAQGRGLSGSGPLLNNYALTLLVIYFLQTRDPPVLPTVSQLTQKAGEGEQVEVDGWDCSFPRDASRLEPSTNKEPPSSLLAQFFSCVSCWDLRGSLLSLREGQALPVAGGLPSNLWEGLRLGPMNLQDPFDLSHNVAANVTSRVVGRLQNCCRAAASYCRSLQYQCRSSRGRDWGLLPLLQPSSPSSLLSATPIPLPPAPFTQLTAALAQVLQEALGCHIEQGTKRLRSEGGGTGEPPQGGTSKRLKLDGQKKSREEGQGGQQGRAGDHGEDGLEEMVTEVGESVQDWAMRSPGQPGELAPMTGKHLGTGEEGQSGPAALAEQGPRGLEAAREGSQAGKRASLSSVGWRCALCHRVWQGRRRARRRLQQQIKEGGGAGAGTGAEWLATEARVTRQLRGLSSTEQTPGAEPLLTFVVSVSQADQTLTVTPLRDSQGLFPDLHHFLQVFLPQALRNLLK; encoded by the exons ATGGCTGCGGTGGATTCGGATGTCGAACCGCTGCCTCGCGGGGGTTTCCGCTGCTGCCTGTGCCACGTCACTACGGCCAACC GACCCAGCCTAGAGGCCCACCTGGGAGGCCGAAAGCACCGGCACCTGGTAGAACTACGAGCTGCTCGAAAGGCCCAGGGACTTCGAAGTGTGTTTGTCAGTGGCTTTCCCCGGGATGTGGATTCTACTCAGCTCTCCGAGTACTTCCAGGCATTTGGACCTGTGGCCAGTGTTGTCATGGACAAGGACAAG GGAGTGTTTGCCATTGTGGAGATGGGGGACGTGGGTGCCCGGGAAGCTGTCCTCTCACAGCCCCAGCACAGCTTGGGAGGACATCGCCTGAGGGTCCGGCCACGGGAGCAGAAAGAGTTCCAGAGCCCCGCCTCCAAGTGCCCCAAAGGAGTGGCCCCCGACAGTCACCAGCTGGCAAAAGCACTAGCGGAGGCCCCGGATGTGGAGGCACAAATGGTGAAGCtcgtggggctgagggagctgTCTGAGGCTGAGCGGCAGCTTCGAAGCCTCGTGGTGGCCCTGGTGCAGGAGGTCTTCACAGAGTTCTTCCCTG GCTGTGTGGTCCATCCTTTTGGCTCTTCCATAAACAGCTTTGACGTCCATGGCTGTGATCTTGACCTCTTCCTGGATCTGGGGGACTTGGACGAGCCCCAG CCGGCCCCAAAGGCTGCAGAATCTCCATCCTTGGACTCGGCCCTTGCATCCCCACTGGATCCTCAAGCCCTGGCCTgcaccccagcctcccctccagACTCACAGCCTCCAGCTTCTCCCCAAGACTCAGAAGCCCTGGACTGTGAAGTTGCTTCCTCCTCCCTGGCACCCCGGACTCCAGACTCTGCTTTGGCCTCTGAGACCCTTGCCTCTCCCCAGTCCCTGCCTCCATCCTCGCCACTGCAGGAGGACCGGGGAGAGGGGGACCTGGGGAAGGCCATGGAACTGGCAGAGGCCCTGAAGGGGGAGAAGGCAGAAGGGGGAGCCATGCTGGAGCTGGTGGGATCCATTCTTCGGGGCTGTGTCCCTGGAGTGTACCGAGTCCAAACTGTGCCCTCTGCCCGACGCCCTGTGGTCAAGTTCTGCCATCGGCCTTCAGGTCTCCACGGTGACGTCTCCCTCAGTAACCG GCTGGCCCTGCATAACTCCCGCTTCCTGAGCCTCTGCTCTGAGCTGGACGGGCGAGTACGGCCCCTTGTGTACACTCTGCGCTGCTGGGCTCAGGGTCGAGGGCTGTCAG GGAGTGGCCCACTTCTCAATAACTACGCCCTGACCTTGCTCGTGATCTATTTCCTTCAGACCAGGGACCCTCCTGTGTTGCCCACTGTGTCCCAGCTCACCCAGAAAGCAG GTGAGGGCGAACAGGTGGAGGTTGATGGCTGGGACTGTAGTTTCCCCAGGGATGCCTCGAGACTGGAGCCCAGCACCAATAAGGAGCCCCCAA gtTCCCTGCTGGCCCAGTTCTTCTCCTGCGTCTCTTGCTGGGATCTTCGTGGCTCACTGCTGTCACTGCGGGAGGGTCAGGCACTGCCTGTGGCAGGGGGCCTGCCCTCTAATCTCTGGGAGGGTCTGCGCCTCGGTCCCATGAATCTCCAGGACCCCTTTGACCTGAGTCACAATGTGGCAGCCAATGTGACTAGCCGGGTGGTCGGGCGGCTACAGAACTGCTGCCGAGCGGCAGCCAGTTACTGCCGAAGCCTCCAGTACCAGTGCCGTTCCTCCCGGGGTCGGGACTGGGGCCTGCTTCCCCTTCTGCAGCCCAGCTCCCCTAGCTCCCTGCTGTCTGCGACACCCATCCCCTTACCCCCCGCTCCCTTCACCCAGCTCACTGCTGCCCTGGCCCAGGTGTTACAGGAAGCTTTGGGGTGCCATATAGAACAGGGAACCAAGAGACTGCGGTCAGAGGGTGGTGGAACTGGGGAGCCTCCCCAAGGAGGGACAAGCAAAAGATTGAAACTAGACGGACAGAAAAAAAGCCGCGAGGAGGGGCAGGGGGGGCAGCAGGGACGTGCAGGGGACCACGGTGAAGATGGGCTGGAAGAAATGGTGACAGAGGTCGGGGAGTCAGTGCAAGACTGGGCCATGAGGAGCCCTGGGCAGCCAGGAGAGCTGGCCCCCATGACCGGAAAGCATCTAGGCACTGGAGAAGAGGGGCAGTCAGGCCCCGCAGCGCTGGCTGAGCAGGGGCCCAGAGGACTGGAGGCAGCCCGAGAAGGGTCTCAGGCAGGGAAGAGGGCATCGCTCTCCTCAGTGGGGTGGCGCTGTGCCTTGTGCCACCGAGTGTGGCAGGGGCGGCGGCGTGCCCGAAGACGCTTGCAGCAGCAAATCAAGGAAGGAGGTGGAGCTGGTGCTGGCACAGGAGCAGAGTGGCTGGCAACTGAGGCTCGGGTCACCCGGCAGCTGAGAGGCCTGAGCAGTACTGAACAGACGCCAGGGGCTGAGCCACTCCTGACCTTCGTGGTGTCTGTCTCCCAGGCTGACCAGACTCTCACTGTGACCCCGCTCCGGGATTCTCAAGGCCTGTTCCCTGATCTCCATCATTTCTTACAGGTTTTCCTCCCTCAAGCACTTCGAAACCTGCTTAAGTGA
- the TUT1 gene encoding speckle targeted PIP5K1A-regulated poly(A) polymerase isoform X2: MAAVDSDVEPLPRGGFRCCLCHVTTANRPSLEAHLGGRKHRHLVELRAARKAQGLRSVFVSGFPRDVDSTQLSEYFQAFGPVASVVMDKDKGVFAIVEMGDVGAREAVLSQPQHSLGGHRLRVRPREQKEFQSPASKCPKGVAPDSHQLAKALAEAPDVEAQMVKLVGLRELSEAERQLRSLVVALVQEVFTEFFPGCVVHPFGSSINSFDVHGCDLDLFLDLGDLDEPQPAPKAAESPSLDSALASPLDPQALACTPASPPDSQPPASPQDSEALDCEVASSSLAPRTPDSALASETLASPQSLPPSSPLQEDRGEGDLGKAMELAEALKGEKAEGGAMLELVGSILRGCVPGVYRVQTVPSARRPVVKFCHRPSGLHGDVSLSNRLALHNSRFLSLCSELDGRVRPLVYTLRCWAQGRGLSGSLLAQFFSCVSCWDLRGSLLSLREGQALPVAGGLPSNLWEGLRLGPMNLQDPFDLSHNVAANVTSRVVGRLQNCCRAAASYCRSLQYQCRSSRGRDWGLLPLLQPSSPSSLLSATPIPLPPAPFTQLTAALAQVLQEALGCHIEQGTKRLRSEGGGTGEPPQGGTSKRLKLDGQKKSREEGQGGQQGRAGDHGEDGLEEMVTEVGESVQDWAMRSPGQPGELAPMTGKHLGTGEEGQSGPAALAEQGPRGLEAAREGSQAGKRASLSSVGWRCALCHRVWQGRRRARRRLQQQIKEGGGAGAGTGAEWLATEARVTRQLRGLSSTEQTPGAEPLLTFVVSVSQADQTLTVTPLRDSQGLFPDLHHFLQVFLPQALRNLLK, encoded by the exons ATGGCTGCGGTGGATTCGGATGTCGAACCGCTGCCTCGCGGGGGTTTCCGCTGCTGCCTGTGCCACGTCACTACGGCCAACC GACCCAGCCTAGAGGCCCACCTGGGAGGCCGAAAGCACCGGCACCTGGTAGAACTACGAGCTGCTCGAAAGGCCCAGGGACTTCGAAGTGTGTTTGTCAGTGGCTTTCCCCGGGATGTGGATTCTACTCAGCTCTCCGAGTACTTCCAGGCATTTGGACCTGTGGCCAGTGTTGTCATGGACAAGGACAAG GGAGTGTTTGCCATTGTGGAGATGGGGGACGTGGGTGCCCGGGAAGCTGTCCTCTCACAGCCCCAGCACAGCTTGGGAGGACATCGCCTGAGGGTCCGGCCACGGGAGCAGAAAGAGTTCCAGAGCCCCGCCTCCAAGTGCCCCAAAGGAGTGGCCCCCGACAGTCACCAGCTGGCAAAAGCACTAGCGGAGGCCCCGGATGTGGAGGCACAAATGGTGAAGCtcgtggggctgagggagctgTCTGAGGCTGAGCGGCAGCTTCGAAGCCTCGTGGTGGCCCTGGTGCAGGAGGTCTTCACAGAGTTCTTCCCTG GCTGTGTGGTCCATCCTTTTGGCTCTTCCATAAACAGCTTTGACGTCCATGGCTGTGATCTTGACCTCTTCCTGGATCTGGGGGACTTGGACGAGCCCCAG CCGGCCCCAAAGGCTGCAGAATCTCCATCCTTGGACTCGGCCCTTGCATCCCCACTGGATCCTCAAGCCCTGGCCTgcaccccagcctcccctccagACTCACAGCCTCCAGCTTCTCCCCAAGACTCAGAAGCCCTGGACTGTGAAGTTGCTTCCTCCTCCCTGGCACCCCGGACTCCAGACTCTGCTTTGGCCTCTGAGACCCTTGCCTCTCCCCAGTCCCTGCCTCCATCCTCGCCACTGCAGGAGGACCGGGGAGAGGGGGACCTGGGGAAGGCCATGGAACTGGCAGAGGCCCTGAAGGGGGAGAAGGCAGAAGGGGGAGCCATGCTGGAGCTGGTGGGATCCATTCTTCGGGGCTGTGTCCCTGGAGTGTACCGAGTCCAAACTGTGCCCTCTGCCCGACGCCCTGTGGTCAAGTTCTGCCATCGGCCTTCAGGTCTCCACGGTGACGTCTCCCTCAGTAACCG GCTGGCCCTGCATAACTCCCGCTTCCTGAGCCTCTGCTCTGAGCTGGACGGGCGAGTACGGCCCCTTGTGTACACTCTGCGCTGCTGGGCTCAGGGTCGAGGGCTGTCAG gtTCCCTGCTGGCCCAGTTCTTCTCCTGCGTCTCTTGCTGGGATCTTCGTGGCTCACTGCTGTCACTGCGGGAGGGTCAGGCACTGCCTGTGGCAGGGGGCCTGCCCTCTAATCTCTGGGAGGGTCTGCGCCTCGGTCCCATGAATCTCCAGGACCCCTTTGACCTGAGTCACAATGTGGCAGCCAATGTGACTAGCCGGGTGGTCGGGCGGCTACAGAACTGCTGCCGAGCGGCAGCCAGTTACTGCCGAAGCCTCCAGTACCAGTGCCGTTCCTCCCGGGGTCGGGACTGGGGCCTGCTTCCCCTTCTGCAGCCCAGCTCCCCTAGCTCCCTGCTGTCTGCGACACCCATCCCCTTACCCCCCGCTCCCTTCACCCAGCTCACTGCTGCCCTGGCCCAGGTGTTACAGGAAGCTTTGGGGTGCCATATAGAACAGGGAACCAAGAGACTGCGGTCAGAGGGTGGTGGAACTGGGGAGCCTCCCCAAGGAGGGACAAGCAAAAGATTGAAACTAGACGGACAGAAAAAAAGCCGCGAGGAGGGGCAGGGGGGGCAGCAGGGACGTGCAGGGGACCACGGTGAAGATGGGCTGGAAGAAATGGTGACAGAGGTCGGGGAGTCAGTGCAAGACTGGGCCATGAGGAGCCCTGGGCAGCCAGGAGAGCTGGCCCCCATGACCGGAAAGCATCTAGGCACTGGAGAAGAGGGGCAGTCAGGCCCCGCAGCGCTGGCTGAGCAGGGGCCCAGAGGACTGGAGGCAGCCCGAGAAGGGTCTCAGGCAGGGAAGAGGGCATCGCTCTCCTCAGTGGGGTGGCGCTGTGCCTTGTGCCACCGAGTGTGGCAGGGGCGGCGGCGTGCCCGAAGACGCTTGCAGCAGCAAATCAAGGAAGGAGGTGGAGCTGGTGCTGGCACAGGAGCAGAGTGGCTGGCAACTGAGGCTCGGGTCACCCGGCAGCTGAGAGGCCTGAGCAGTACTGAACAGACGCCAGGGGCTGAGCCACTCCTGACCTTCGTGGTGTCTGTCTCCCAGGCTGACCAGACTCTCACTGTGACCCCGCTCCGGGATTCTCAAGGCCTGTTCCCTGATCTCCATCATTTCTTACAGGTTTTCCTCCCTCAAGCACTTCGAAACCTGCTTAAGTGA